One window of Victivallis lenta genomic DNA carries:
- a CDS encoding glutamine--tRNA ligase/YqeY domain fusion protein — protein sequence MAENSENNAPLDFIREIVAEDLRSNKNGGKVITRFPPEPNGYLHIGHAKAICLDFGVAAENNGRCHLRFDDTNPTKEDTEYVESIINDVKWLGFDFGEHLYYASDYFERMYECAVTLIRKGLAYVCDLSPDEWDEYRGNLSAPGRESPGRSRSVEENLALFERMKAGEFEDGAMVLRARIDMASPNIHMRDPVIYRIRRVHHFRHGDKWCIYPMYDFAHPLEDAFEGVTHSFCTLEFEIHRPLYDWVLQALDFKNPPVQTEFSRLNLTYTVMSKRKLLQLVKEHHVSGWDDPRMPTICGMRRRGIPAAAIRKLCRTVGVTKFEALTDIALLEHCVREELNATAPRYLAVLDPLKVTITNYPAEGVPELDAVNNPEDPSAGSRKLAFTRELYIEKSDFMLEPVKGYFRLAPGREVRLRYGYFIKCEEAVTDADGNVVELKCTFDPETRGGSAPDGRKVKGTIHWVSAETAIPAEVRLYDRLFTVEQPGADGADFLTQLNPGSVKIVEALIEPAPAGLPAGSSVQFERSGYYCVDPDSKPGRSVFNRTVTLKDSWGNKQGK from the coding sequence ATGGCGGAAAATTCCGAAAACAACGCCCCGCTGGATTTCATCCGCGAAATCGTGGCGGAGGATCTGCGCAGCAATAAGAACGGCGGGAAAGTCATCACCCGCTTTCCTCCCGAGCCGAACGGCTATCTGCATATCGGCCATGCCAAGGCGATCTGCCTCGACTTCGGCGTCGCCGCCGAAAACAACGGCCGCTGCCATCTCCGGTTCGACGACACGAATCCGACCAAGGAGGACACCGAATACGTCGAGTCAATCATCAACGACGTGAAGTGGCTCGGCTTCGACTTCGGCGAACACCTCTATTATGCGAGCGATTATTTCGAGCGCATGTACGAGTGCGCGGTGACGCTGATCCGGAAAGGCCTCGCCTACGTCTGCGACCTCTCCCCCGACGAATGGGACGAATACCGCGGCAACCTGAGCGCGCCGGGCCGGGAGTCCCCGGGCCGCAGCCGCAGCGTCGAGGAGAACCTCGCGCTTTTCGAACGCATGAAAGCCGGTGAATTCGAAGACGGAGCGATGGTCCTGCGCGCCCGCATCGACATGGCCTCCCCGAACATCCACATGCGCGACCCGGTCATCTACCGGATCCGCCGCGTCCACCACTTCCGCCACGGCGACAAGTGGTGCATCTACCCGATGTACGATTTCGCACATCCGCTCGAGGACGCGTTCGAGGGGGTCACCCATTCGTTCTGCACGCTTGAGTTCGAGATTCACCGCCCGCTCTACGACTGGGTGCTTCAGGCGCTCGACTTCAAGAATCCGCCGGTGCAGACCGAGTTCTCCCGGCTGAATCTGACCTACACGGTCATGAGCAAGCGCAAGCTGCTGCAGCTCGTGAAGGAACATCACGTCTCGGGCTGGGACGACCCGCGCATGCCGACCATCTGCGGGATGCGCCGCCGCGGCATCCCGGCGGCGGCGATCCGGAAACTCTGCAGGACCGTCGGCGTGACCAAGTTCGAAGCGCTGACCGATATCGCGCTGCTCGAACACTGCGTGCGCGAGGAGCTCAACGCCACTGCTCCCCGCTATCTCGCCGTGCTCGACCCGCTGAAAGTCACGATCACGAACTATCCGGCCGAAGGAGTGCCGGAGCTCGACGCGGTCAACAACCCGGAGGACCCGTCCGCCGGCAGCCGCAAGCTCGCCTTCACCCGCGAGCTCTATATCGAAAAAAGCGACTTCATGCTTGAACCGGTCAAGGGTTACTTCCGGCTTGCGCCGGGCCGCGAGGTCCGGCTCCGCTACGGCTACTTCATCAAATGCGAAGAGGCGGTCACCGATGCGGACGGCAACGTCGTCGAGCTCAAATGCACCTTCGACCCCGAAACGCGCGGCGGCTCAGCTCCTGACGGGCGCAAGGTCAAGGGAACCATCCACTGGGTTTCCGCCGAAACCGCGATCCCGGCGGAAGTGCGGCTCTACGACCGGCTTTTCACGGTCGAGCAGCCCGGCGCCGACGGCGCCGACTTCCTGACCCAGCTGAATCCCGGCTCGGTCAAAATCGTCGAAGCGCTGATCGAGCCCGCCCCGGCCGGCCTCCCGGCCGGCAGCAGCGTTCAGTTCGAACGCAGCGGCTACTACTGCGTCGACCCGGATTCGAAGCCGGGGCGCTCGGTCTTCAACCGCACGGTCACGCTGAAGGATTCGTGGGGGAACAAGCAGGGGAAATAG
- a CDS encoding bifunctional heptose 7-phosphate kinase/heptose 1-phosphate adenyltransferase, translating into MKTPSLAEIIRSFPERRIAVLGDLMLDVYLWGRVSRISPEAPVPVVNVVNRTCCLGGAGNVMRNVSTLGARAFAFGVVGRDQTGDELSGELGRHRIGTEGVLRDDSRRTTEKRRVIAGAQQLLREDYEDVHAASDEIRRGMVDRIAGLIRGGGVDAVIFEDYKKGLLTGWMLEELVAEARKAGVVTALDPKPGSVAPVKGISIMKPNRSEAFALAGMADTSEAVHPLEDRNLAEVARRLLETWEPEHLLISLASQGMALFGRDGGVDVIPTRAREVFDVSGAGDTVTATFTLSLVSGATPVEAAELANRAAGVVVGKVGTAPIHYEELEKALEEA; encoded by the coding sequence ATGAAAACTCCGTCGCTGGCCGAAATCATCCGGTCCTTTCCGGAGCGCCGGATCGCGGTGCTCGGCGACCTCATGCTCGATGTCTATCTCTGGGGCAGGGTCAGCCGGATTTCGCCGGAGGCGCCGGTGCCGGTGGTGAATGTCGTGAACCGCACCTGCTGTCTCGGCGGGGCGGGCAATGTCATGCGCAATGTTTCGACGCTCGGCGCCCGCGCGTTCGCTTTCGGCGTCGTCGGCCGGGATCAGACCGGGGATGAACTCTCCGGCGAACTCGGCAGGCACCGTATCGGCACGGAGGGCGTCCTGCGCGACGATTCGCGGCGGACGACCGAAAAGCGGCGGGTCATCGCCGGCGCGCAGCAGCTGCTGCGCGAGGATTATGAGGATGTTCATGCCGCGTCGGACGAAATCCGCCGGGGCATGGTCGACCGGATTGCCGGGCTGATTCGCGGCGGCGGCGTCGATGCGGTCATTTTCGAAGATTACAAGAAGGGACTCCTGACCGGCTGGATGCTCGAGGAGCTCGTCGCCGAGGCCCGGAAAGCCGGAGTGGTGACCGCGCTCGATCCGAAGCCCGGCAGCGTCGCTCCCGTGAAGGGGATTTCGATCATGAAACCGAACCGGTCGGAGGCGTTCGCGCTGGCCGGCATGGCCGATACTTCCGAGGCGGTTCATCCGCTTGAAGACCGGAATCTGGCCGAGGTCGCACGGCGTCTCCTTGAAACGTGGGAACCGGAACATCTGCTGATTTCGCTCGCTTCGCAGGGGATGGCCCTCTTCGGCCGCGACGGCGGGGTCGACGTGATTCCGACCCGGGCGCGGGAGGTGTTCGACGTTTCCGGCGCGGGGGACACGGTGACTGCGACCTTCACGCTTTCGCTGGTTTCCGGCGCGACGCCGGTCGAAGCCGCCGAGCTGGCGAACCGCGCGGCCGGCGTCGTTGTCGGCAAGGTCGGAACGGCCCCCATTCACTATGAGGAACTTGAAAAGGCTTTGGAAGAGGCCTGA
- a CDS encoding alpha/beta hydrolase gives METIKLWNHPESANTGNPADDFEPYFETYLLDKSQPLRGAVVVCPGGGYSCRAPHEAAPIALKFNELGFHAFVVHYRVAPYRFPAPQRDIFRAIKLIRSRAAEWGVDASQIAVLGFSAGGHLTACAGTLFNEIDANAGDEADAYPQRPDAIIPCYPVISFSKWGHSGSGINLLGERLGDLGERYSLETRVTPETPPAFLWHTATDGSVPIRNSMEFATACWNNGVKAELHVFPEGPHGIGLAADYPDAKRWPELAATFLKTTCGFTAR, from the coding sequence ATGGAAACCATCAAACTCTGGAACCATCCGGAAAGCGCGAACACCGGGAATCCGGCCGACGACTTCGAGCCGTATTTCGAAACCTATCTGCTGGACAAATCGCAGCCGCTGCGCGGGGCGGTCGTCGTCTGTCCCGGCGGCGGCTACTCCTGCCGCGCTCCGCACGAAGCTGCGCCGATCGCGCTCAAGTTCAACGAGCTCGGGTTCCACGCTTTCGTCGTGCACTACCGGGTCGCGCCATACCGCTTTCCGGCGCCGCAGCGCGATATTTTCCGGGCGATCAAGCTGATCCGCAGCCGGGCGGCGGAGTGGGGCGTCGACGCCTCGCAGATTGCCGTGCTCGGCTTTTCGGCCGGCGGCCACCTGACGGCCTGTGCCGGAACGCTCTTCAACGAGATCGACGCGAATGCCGGCGATGAAGCCGACGCATATCCGCAGCGGCCCGATGCGATCATTCCGTGCTACCCTGTGATTTCATTCAGCAAGTGGGGGCATTCCGGCAGCGGCATCAACCTGCTCGGCGAGCGCCTGGGGGATCTCGGGGAGCGGTATTCGCTGGAAACGCGCGTGACGCCGGAGACGCCGCCGGCGTTCCTCTGGCACACCGCGACGGACGGCTCGGTTCCGATCCGCAACTCCATGGAGTTCGCCACGGCCTGCTGGAACAACGGCGTGAAGGCGGAGCTGCACGTGTTTCCGGAGGGGCCGCACGGCATCGGGCTCGCGGCGGATTATCCCGATGCGAAGCGCTGGCCGGAGCTGGCCGCGACGTTCCTGAAGACGACCTGCGGCTTCACGGCCCGGTAA
- a CDS encoding zinc metallopeptidase, with protein sequence MFFDPVYLLFVMPGILLGLWATFKTRTTFDRYSHVESAKRITGAEAASRLLSGAGIHDVRIEETDGFLSDHYDPAAKVLRLSPGVYRSDSIAAIGVACHEAGHAIQHATSYGALGLRSALVPAVNLASPGAYIFFFAGFLLHMQPLIWIGIVCFGLAVLFSLVTLPVEYDASERAKKLMVSSGIVSGDEAKGASEVLSAAFLTYVAAAVTALLTLLYYLYRSGLLSRRD encoded by the coding sequence ATGTTTTTTGATCCTGTTTACCTGTTGTTCGTCATGCCCGGCATTCTGCTCGGGCTCTGGGCGACCTTCAAGACCCGGACCACGTTCGACCGATATTCGCATGTCGAGAGTGCGAAACGGATCACCGGAGCGGAGGCCGCGTCCCGGCTGCTGTCCGGCGCCGGAATCCATGATGTGCGCATTGAGGAGACGGACGGCTTTCTTTCCGATCATTACGATCCGGCCGCGAAGGTTCTGCGGCTGTCGCCGGGCGTCTACCGTTCGGATTCGATCGCCGCGATCGGCGTGGCCTGCCACGAGGCCGGCCACGCGATCCAGCATGCGACGAGTTACGGGGCGCTGGGATTGCGCAGCGCGCTGGTTCCGGCCGTCAACCTGGCGAGTCCGGGAGCGTATATCTTTTTCTTTGCGGGGTTCCTGCTGCACATGCAGCCGCTGATCTGGATCGGCATTGTCTGCTTCGGGCTGGCGGTGCTCTTTTCTCTGGTCACGCTGCCGGTCGAATACGATGCGAGCGAGCGCGCGAAGAAGCTGATGGTTTCGTCCGGCATCGTCTCCGGCGACGAGGCGAAAGGCGCATCCGAAGTGCTTTCGGCCGCGTTCCTGACCTACGTCGCCGCTGCCGTGACTGCGCTGCTGACGCTGCTTTATTACCTCTACCGCTCGGGGCTTTTGAGCCGGCGGGATTGA
- a CDS encoding family 78 glycoside hydrolase catalytic domain, translating into MANFRRVTVGRLPFWRRQAIGSWVDAGVWPAKWIALPGEPEAARTVAYRNCFTLAAPEKFMLGVCADAVYRLWLDGEELATGPELGDVEHTYVDTYELALEAGPHALVAAVSSFGGRGPYAKIEFRHGFLAAVDGACAAQLETNARNWQARPVPGHRFAQIPGWPGSVGQELIFDAAGYPDGVERGEGDGWLPVTELWPGGDAELRNEFAPQPLLYPAALPDMLATPVRGWTIRYAGPDRGRQFRIADHCSEAAARAEAELKAGGLRVPPHTKTKFLIELDDYYCVRPELVVSRGRGARISLGWAETLMTEEKEVRAKGWRTEWRDRYFFGIYDRFLPDGRDGMRFYTAWYRAGRFVSLEIETAEEVLRIDRLALNEFRYPVSFESSLEFDRPELGRLAAMARRTLEMCSHDTFMDCPYYEQLMYLGDTRIQALLTLVVSRDARLVEKALRMFAASQLESGLMQSRYPSRIRQIIPTFSPFFIAMLGDYARWHGGPLVAELLPAARRVTDAYERWIGVDGLVRIPRSWNFVDWTGWPMGVPPEADGGASGIVNAIHLYGVSSLAELYELTGDAVMADYFRTRARRLSDAVVKAFWRPERGLFADTAEGNEYSEHMQAMMLLAGTLPPEIEEACGRALCEAEDLVRATVYFTFYLFEAYRKLNRPDLFDRRLDVFREMERLGLATLLEEPEPSRSDCHAWSAHILYHFYASMLGVRPVGFGFRAVEVRPQLPPGRTLKGRVVHPAGGTVEVEAGPGGATVVLPQHLSGTYYAPDGRAVALNPGRNEIKG; encoded by the coding sequence ATGGCGAATTTCAGGCGCGTGACGGTCGGCCGTCTTCCGTTCTGGCGGCGGCAGGCGATCGGCAGCTGGGTCGATGCCGGCGTCTGGCCGGCGAAGTGGATCGCGCTGCCCGGGGAGCCGGAAGCGGCGCGGACGGTCGCCTACCGGAACTGTTTCACTCTCGCCGCCCCGGAAAAATTCATGCTCGGCGTCTGCGCCGATGCCGTCTACCGGCTCTGGCTCGACGGCGAAGAGCTCGCGACCGGTCCCGAACTCGGCGATGTCGAACACACCTATGTCGATACGTATGAACTGGCACTCGAAGCCGGCCCTCATGCGCTGGTCGCCGCCGTTTCGAGCTTCGGCGGCCGCGGGCCCTATGCGAAAATCGAATTCCGCCACGGCTTTCTGGCCGCCGTCGACGGCGCCTGCGCCGCGCAGCTCGAGACGAATGCGCGGAACTGGCAGGCCCGCCCGGTCCCCGGGCACCGTTTCGCGCAGATTCCGGGCTGGCCCGGCAGCGTCGGGCAGGAGCTCATATTCGATGCCGCCGGTTACCCGGACGGGGTCGAGCGGGGGGAGGGGGACGGCTGGCTTCCGGTCACCGAACTCTGGCCCGGCGGCGATGCGGAGCTGCGCAACGAATTTGCGCCGCAGCCGCTGCTTTATCCGGCCGCGCTGCCGGATATGCTGGCGACTCCGGTTCGCGGGTGGACCATCCGTTACGCCGGTCCGGACCGCGGCCGTCAGTTCCGCATTGCCGACCATTGCAGTGAGGCGGCCGCCCGTGCCGAAGCGGAGCTGAAGGCGGGAGGACTCCGCGTTCCGCCGCATACGAAGACGAAATTCCTGATCGAGCTGGACGATTATTACTGCGTACGCCCTGAACTGGTCGTGTCGCGGGGGCGCGGGGCGCGGATTTCACTCGGCTGGGCCGAAACGCTGATGACCGAGGAGAAGGAAGTCCGCGCGAAAGGCTGGCGCACCGAATGGCGGGACCGTTATTTCTTCGGCATTTACGACCGCTTCCTGCCGGACGGCCGCGACGGAATGCGGTTTTACACCGCATGGTACCGGGCCGGACGGTTTGTCTCGCTCGAGATTGAGACGGCGGAGGAGGTGCTTCGCATCGACCGTCTGGCGCTGAACGAGTTCCGCTACCCGGTGAGCTTTGAGAGTTCGCTCGAATTCGACCGGCCCGAGCTCGGCCGCCTTGCCGCAATGGCGCGCCGGACGCTTGAGATGTGTTCGCACGACACTTTCATGGACTGTCCGTATTACGAACAGTTGATGTATCTCGGGGATACGCGGATTCAGGCGCTGCTGACGCTGGTTGTCTCGCGCGACGCCCGGCTGGTCGAAAAGGCGCTGCGGATGTTTGCGGCGAGCCAGCTCGAATCCGGGCTCATGCAGTCGCGCTATCCGTCGCGCATCCGGCAGATCATTCCGACTTTTTCGCCGTTTTTCATTGCGATGCTCGGGGATTACGCCCGCTGGCACGGCGGCCCGCTGGTCGCGGAGCTGCTTCCGGCCGCGCGGCGGGTGACCGATGCGTACGAGCGCTGGATCGGCGTCGACGGGCTGGTGCGGATTCCGCGCAGCTGGAACTTCGTCGACTGGACCGGCTGGCCGATGGGCGTGCCGCCCGAAGCCGACGGCGGCGCGTCCGGAATCGTCAATGCGATCCATCTGTACGGCGTGTCGTCGCTGGCGGAACTCTATGAACTGACCGGAGATGCAGTGATGGCGGACTATTTCCGGACCCGCGCCCGCCGGCTTTCTGATGCGGTCGTGAAGGCGTTCTGGCGCCCGGAACGGGGGCTCTTCGCCGATACGGCGGAGGGGAATGAATATTCGGAGCACATGCAGGCGATGATGCTGCTCGCCGGAACGCTGCCGCCGGAGATCGAAGAGGCGTGCGGCCGCGCGCTCTGCGAAGCGGAAGATCTGGTGCGGGCCACGGTCTATTTTACCTTTTATCTGTTCGAGGCGTACCGGAAGCTGAACCGGCCGGATCTGTTCGACCGCCGCCTCGATGTGTTCCGGGAGATGGAGCGTCTCGGGCTGGCGACGCTGCTTGAGGAACCGGAACCGAGCCGTTCCGACTGCCATGCCTGGAGCGCGCATATTCTCTATCACTTTTACGCTTCGATGCTCGGTGTCCGGCCGGTCGGATTCGGATTCCGCGCGGTCGAAGTCCGGCCGCAGCTTCCGCCGGGACGGACGCTGAAGGGCCGGGTCGTTCACCCCGCCGGCGGAACCGTCGAAGTCGAAGCGGGACCGGGCGGCGCGACTGTCGTGCTGCCGCAGCATCTGTCGGGAACTTATTATGCGCCGGACGGGCGGGCGGTCGCCCTGAACCCGGGGCGCAATGAAATCAAAGGATGA
- a CDS encoding YihY/virulence factor BrkB family protein: MQSGRLKQLFVHYVTGSDCSYRELGPVGKLTRLLWISGLRYTVDRNSLRAVALTYYTLFAVVPMLALAFGIAKGFELQKKLQEILVDKLANQREILEWIYQFADTTLRQTQGGIIAGAGVIVLLWTVMWLVNNVEKSFNAIWNLPPRGNLFRRFSDYLSLILITPFLIIVLSSAGPVLRKLLDDGGRLGTAGTALFSLMSEIFPPLLICVTFSLIYFIAPNTKVKFRSAILGGIIGGLLFQLFQDGFIILQTSIYRYNKIYGSFAILPLFLVWLKLSWQIALFGAEVSFIHQHIGSGLFDRLGKEKLSLKLRREYQLLILGKIFRTFDRDGGAVEEEELLGTLPLPQVLTLSMLDELVEAGVIYKLEGLDDNRYLPGHPSEHYTICDALGRLGESGLVNPPTGNTPALERVIRSLKTIDRDASRSPGNLPLKEIDPS; the protein is encoded by the coding sequence ATGCAGAGCGGCAGGCTGAAACAACTGTTCGTCCATTATGTGACCGGCTCCGACTGTTCGTATCGGGAACTCGGTCCGGTCGGCAAGCTCACGCGGCTGCTCTGGATTTCGGGACTGCGCTACACGGTGGACCGGAACAGCCTGCGCGCCGTTGCCCTCACCTATTACACGCTCTTCGCGGTCGTGCCGATGCTGGCGCTCGCCTTCGGCATCGCCAAGGGGTTCGAACTGCAGAAAAAGCTGCAGGAGATCCTTGTGGACAAGCTCGCGAACCAGCGTGAAATCCTGGAGTGGATCTACCAGTTCGCCGATACGACGCTGCGCCAGACCCAGGGCGGAATCATCGCCGGCGCCGGCGTCATCGTCCTCCTGTGGACGGTCATGTGGCTGGTCAACAATGTCGAAAAATCGTTCAACGCGATCTGGAACCTGCCGCCGCGGGGGAATCTCTTCCGCCGGTTCAGCGACTATCTGTCGCTGATCCTCATCACGCCGTTCCTGATCATCGTGCTGTCCAGCGCCGGGCCGGTGCTCCGGAAGCTTCTGGACGACGGCGGACGCCTCGGCACGGCGGGCACGGCGCTCTTCAGCCTGATGTCCGAAATCTTCCCGCCGCTGCTGATCTGCGTGACCTTTTCGCTGATCTACTTCATCGCGCCGAATACGAAGGTCAAGTTCCGTTCGGCGATTCTCGGCGGAATCATCGGCGGGCTGCTGTTCCAGCTCTTCCAGGACGGTTTCATCATCCTGCAGACCAGCATCTACCGTTACAACAAAATCTACGGCAGTTTCGCCATTCTGCCGCTGTTCCTCGTCTGGCTCAAACTCTCATGGCAGATCGCGCTGTTCGGGGCGGAGGTGTCGTTCATCCACCAGCACATCGGCAGCGGGCTCTTCGACCGGCTCGGCAAGGAAAAGCTGAGCCTGAAACTGCGCCGCGAATACCAGCTGCTGATTCTCGGGAAAATCTTCCGGACCTTCGACCGGGACGGGGGAGCGGTTGAAGAAGAGGAGCTGCTCGGAACGCTGCCGCTGCCGCAGGTGCTGACGCTTTCGATGCTCGACGAGCTTGTCGAAGCCGGCGTCATCTACAAGCTCGAAGGGCTCGACGACAACCGCTACCTGCCGGGGCATCCGTCCGAACATTACACGATCTGCGACGCTCTCGGCAGACTCGGCGAATCCGGCCTCGTGAATCCTCCCACCGGCAATACGCCCGCTCTCGAAAGGGTCATTCGCAGTCTCAAAACCATCGACCGGGATGCGTCCCGGAGTCCCGGCAACCTTCCGCTCAAGGAGATCGATCCGTCATGA
- a CDS encoding DUF5060 domain-containing protein: protein MKLFLPVLAAFAFTLILSAADGIWRADGAKLLKPGEPKMEVGFPGGAQLYREPDRLTFRPQRAAFDAQSLEMEIKVEADTPEPVKGVVFFKNKDGLWFQSIEEFSFTPGEWKKIGVRLDRSGRNWRGVGHGAVFDAEAATQIFSAGISVYGSETRTFTLECRNLRFAGEREKQPLSIRDWKLPPLGEVNRRVDSRFRLDREFFNPYDPDEVTVDFELKTPDGNVKRYPGFYSRDYTRTRHFTREIIRPEGSGFWEIRFTPLVPGDYQLRLVVNDRMAKEETVSEWRSFSAAASNLPGAVRVSAKNNGFFELTSGEFFFPIGLNIHTNTDRRSEIGFNFGHLPDRGTYDYDDYLTACGKAGINAVEVWMAGWTMALEHDAGRSGYYGVGRYNTDAAWRLDHVIDTARENGIFINLIIDNHGRLSDSSDPEWRENPINARAEYAAANGGFLSDPAEFFRSEAAMKNNSKRARYIAARWGGTPNIMAVELWSEVDLTSQMRERYADGSALKWHQAAAEELRGYSQIGWPVSTHICSEFHNLLGLIKLFQQPAITHIAGDAYRNPDMHFADHLRDYGNHMKNHGKPQLITEFGGNPNGSAPEQILGDIHSGLWGSLFSRLSGTPFLWWHDFVHLNDHYDHYRAFADYLKGIDLRSEKLDYLLSPAVTVPAPPKGQTYQALALAAPDAFYGWLYNRAATQRYPADPAAFPEVKEVSIRLESALPAPGEYRLRWFSTLPCREVASGTVKVEAGKPVVLTAPPFRIDLAFKLEREKK from the coding sequence ATGAAGCTTTTTCTCCCGGTCCTTGCCGCCTTTGCGTTCACCCTGATTCTCTCCGCCGCCGACGGCATCTGGCGCGCCGACGGCGCGAAGCTGCTGAAACCCGGCGAACCGAAAATGGAGGTCGGCTTTCCGGGAGGAGCCCAGCTCTATCGCGAGCCGGACCGGCTGACTTTCCGGCCGCAGCGGGCCGCGTTTGACGCGCAGTCGCTCGAAATGGAGATCAAAGTGGAGGCCGACACGCCGGAACCGGTCAAGGGCGTGGTGTTCTTCAAGAATAAGGACGGGCTCTGGTTCCAGAGCATCGAAGAGTTCAGTTTCACACCCGGCGAATGGAAAAAAATCGGCGTCCGGCTCGACCGCTCCGGCCGCAACTGGCGCGGCGTCGGTCACGGCGCGGTCTTCGACGCCGAAGCCGCCACGCAGATCTTTTCGGCCGGAATCTCCGTCTACGGCAGCGAGACGAGGACTTTCACGCTCGAATGCCGGAATCTCCGCTTTGCGGGAGAGCGCGAAAAACAGCCGCTCTCGATCCGCGACTGGAAGCTGCCGCCGCTCGGAGAGGTGAACCGCCGGGTCGACAGCCGGTTCCGGCTCGACCGCGAATTCTTCAATCCGTACGATCCCGATGAGGTGACGGTCGATTTCGAGCTGAAAACACCGGACGGAAACGTCAAACGCTACCCGGGCTTTTACTCCCGCGATTACACGCGGACGCGCCATTTCACGCGCGAAATCATCCGTCCGGAGGGCTCCGGCTTCTGGGAGATCCGGTTCACGCCGCTCGTTCCCGGCGACTATCAGCTGCGGCTCGTCGTCAACGACCGCATGGCGAAGGAGGAGACGGTTTCGGAGTGGCGGAGCTTCTCGGCTGCGGCCTCGAACCTCCCCGGGGCAGTGCGGGTCTCGGCGAAAAACAACGGATTTTTCGAGCTGACCAGCGGCGAATTCTTCTTCCCGATCGGATTGAACATCCACACCAATACGGACCGCCGCAGCGAAATCGGCTTCAATTTCGGCCACCTGCCGGACCGCGGCACCTATGACTACGACGACTATCTCACGGCGTGCGGCAAGGCCGGAATCAACGCCGTCGAGGTCTGGATGGCCGGCTGGACCATGGCGCTCGAACACGACGCCGGGCGCAGCGGCTACTACGGCGTCGGCCGTTACAACACCGATGCCGCCTGGCGGCTCGACCACGTGATCGACACAGCCCGCGAAAACGGCATTTTCATCAATCTCATCATCGACAACCACGGGCGTCTCTCCGACAGCTCCGACCCGGAGTGGCGCGAAAACCCGATCAACGCCAGGGCGGAGTACGCCGCTGCAAACGGCGGCTTCCTCTCGGACCCGGCGGAGTTTTTCCGTTCCGAAGCGGCCATGAAAAACAACTCGAAGCGCGCCCGCTACATCGCGGCGCGCTGGGGCGGTACGCCGAACATCATGGCGGTCGAGCTCTGGAGCGAAGTCGACCTCACTTCCCAGATGCGCGAGCGTTACGCGGACGGCAGTGCGCTCAAGTGGCACCAGGCGGCGGCGGAGGAGCTGCGCGGCTACTCCCAGATCGGCTGGCCGGTCAGTACGCACATCTGCAGCGAATTCCATAATCTGCTCGGCCTGATCAAGCTGTTCCAGCAGCCCGCCATCACCCATATCGCCGGCGACGCCTACCGGAATCCGGACATGCATTTCGCGGACCATCTGCGCGACTACGGCAACCATATGAAGAATCACGGCAAGCCGCAGCTCATCACGGAGTTCGGCGGCAATCCGAACGGAAGCGCGCCGGAGCAGATCCTCGGCGACATCCACTCCGGGTTGTGGGGGTCGCTTTTCTCCCGGCTCTCCGGAACCCCGTTCCTCTGGTGGCACGATTTCGTCCATCTCAACGACCACTACGACCACTACCGCGCGTTCGCGGATTACCTGAAGGGCATCGACCTGCGGAGCGAAAAGCTCGACTACCTGCTCTCCCCGGCGGTCACCGTTCCGGCTCCGCCGAAGGGCCAGACCTACCAGGCGCTGGCGCTTGCCGCGCCGGACGCATTTTACGGCTGGCTCTACAACCGGGCAGCGACACAGCGCTATCCGGCCGACCCGGCCGCCTTCCCGGAAGTGAAGGAGGTTTCGATCAGGCTCGAGAGCGCGCTGCCCGCGCCGGGCGAATACCGTCTCCGCTGGTTTTCGACTCTGCCGTGCCGCGAGGTCGCCTCCGGGACGGTCAAGGTCGAAGCGGGCAAACCGGTCGTGCTGACCGCGCCGCCGTTCCGGATCGACCTGGCATTCAAACTCGAGCGGGAGAAGAAATAA